A section of the Stenotrophomonas acidaminiphila genome encodes:
- a CDS encoding type II secretion system protein GspG, which yields MTPPRFRSSRRLRRNSIQGFTLLEMIVVLVIIGLIMGLVGPRLFSQADKAKVQTAETQAKMLKGALETMRLDIGRFPSQEEGLKLLVQPPGDSKLAQRWKGPYLEDGLPDDPWGNAYQYSPQPSGTRAFTLYSFGADGKDGGSGYDADIGQLPQQQ from the coding sequence ATGACTCCCCCACGCTTCCGTTCCAGCCGCCGCCTGCGCCGCAATTCCATCCAGGGCTTCACTCTGCTGGAGATGATCGTGGTACTGGTCATCATCGGGCTGATCATGGGCCTCGTTGGCCCGCGCCTGTTCAGCCAGGCCGATAAAGCCAAGGTCCAGACCGCGGAGACGCAGGCCAAGATGCTCAAGGGTGCGCTCGAGACCATGCGCCTGGACATCGGCCGCTTCCCCTCGCAGGAAGAGGGCCTGAAACTGCTCGTGCAGCCCCCGGGCGACAGCAAACTGGCGCAGCGCTGGAAGGGCCCGTACCTGGAAGACGGCCTGCCCGATGACCCATGGGGCAATGCCTACCAGTACTCGCCGCAGCCCTCCGGTACCCGCGCATTCACCCTGTATTCCTTCGGTGCCGACGGCAAGGATGGCGGCAGCGGCTACGATGCCGACATCGGGCAGTTGCCCCAACAGCAATGA
- a CDS encoding type II secretion system protein — MTAASSLPVSPEAEVASPLLGQILVARGVIGPSDLERALELQGSMGGRLGSLLVRIGALSEEQLLAALSDQLGLPLAGRDVVLPEVEAWVVPGEEPVSVDWMQDQGVLIWQDPEGGLWCASRDPLDPVLQETLAYLYPAQDVQRVLAATQLMEGTLDKLGRGLLASGYGGDDVRHLRELAEEAPVVELVNSLLAQAVEQRASDIHLEPDEHQFVVRFRIDGVLYARLQLPRERFNAVASRLKLISGMDIAERRLPQDGRLSVRASGQAMDVRASALPGVHGESIVLRLLPKERKDLGLERLGMAPDHLALLGAWSREAHGILLVTGPTGSGKSTTLYATLAAADDGMKKIITVEDPVEFQLPRITQIQTHADIGLTFASALRSILRQDPDVIMVGEIRDRETAEIAIQSALTGHLVLSTVHTNDAIGAFTRLIDMGVEPFLVATPVKGLQAQRLVRRLCPHCARPAGHVLPAIAAEAAQWAARVLGDVPAQWREAVGCERCQHSGYRGRVGIYELIPVDEEMQQAVVAGASHAELKAMARARGCRFLREDGLLKAWQGVTSVEEVLRVTAV; from the coding sequence ATGACCGCTGCCAGTTCGTTGCCTGTATCCCCTGAGGCCGAGGTCGCCTCCCCCTTGCTGGGCCAGATCCTGGTCGCCCGTGGCGTCATTGGGCCATCCGATCTGGAGCGGGCCCTGGAATTGCAGGGCAGCATGGGAGGGCGCCTGGGCAGCCTGCTGGTGCGCATCGGTGCGCTGTCAGAGGAGCAACTGCTGGCCGCGCTGTCCGACCAGCTGGGCCTTCCGTTGGCAGGGCGCGACGTGGTCCTGCCCGAGGTCGAGGCATGGGTCGTTCCCGGCGAGGAGCCGGTATCGGTGGACTGGATGCAGGACCAGGGGGTGCTGATCTGGCAGGATCCCGAGGGTGGCCTCTGGTGTGCCAGCCGTGATCCGCTGGATCCGGTGTTGCAGGAAACGCTGGCTTATCTGTACCCGGCGCAGGACGTGCAGCGGGTGCTGGCCGCGACCCAGTTGATGGAAGGCACCCTGGACAAGCTCGGGCGTGGGTTGCTGGCTTCGGGGTACGGTGGCGATGACGTCCGCCACCTGCGTGAACTGGCCGAAGAGGCGCCGGTGGTCGAGCTGGTCAACAGCCTGCTGGCACAGGCGGTGGAGCAGCGGGCCTCCGACATCCATCTCGAGCCCGACGAACACCAGTTCGTCGTCCGCTTCCGCATCGATGGCGTGCTGTATGCCCGGCTGCAGCTGCCGCGCGAACGTTTCAATGCCGTCGCTTCGCGCCTGAAGCTGATCTCCGGCATGGACATCGCCGAGCGCCGGCTGCCGCAGGATGGCCGCCTGAGCGTACGTGCCAGTGGCCAGGCCATGGATGTGCGTGCCTCGGCATTGCCGGGGGTGCATGGCGAATCCATCGTGCTGCGTCTGCTGCCCAAGGAGCGCAAGGACCTGGGGCTGGAGCGGCTGGGCATGGCGCCGGACCATCTGGCCCTGCTGGGCGCCTGGAGCCGGGAGGCCCACGGCATCCTGCTGGTCACCGGGCCCACCGGTTCGGGCAAGTCCACGACCCTGTACGCCACGCTGGCCGCCGCCGATGACGGCATGAAGAAGATCATTACCGTCGAAGACCCGGTCGAGTTCCAGCTGCCGCGCATTACCCAGATCCAGACCCACGCCGACATCGGGCTCACGTTCGCCAGTGCGCTGCGCTCGATACTGCGCCAGGATCCGGACGTGATCATGGTGGGCGAGATCCGCGACCGTGAAACCGCGGAGATCGCGATCCAGTCGGCGCTCACCGGCCACCTGGTGCTGTCCACGGTGCATACCAATGACGCGATCGGCGCCTTCACCCGCCTGATCGACATGGGGGTGGAGCCGTTCCTGGTCGCGACGCCGGTCAAGGGACTGCAGGCCCAGCGCCTCGTGCGGCGGCTGTGCCCGCATTGTGCGCGGCCGGCCGGTCACGTGCTGCCGGCCATCGCGGCCGAAGCCGCGCAGTGGGCGGCCCGGGTATTGGGCGACGTGCCTGCGCAATGGCGCGAGGCGGTGGGCTGCGAACGCTGCCAGCATTCCGGCTACCGTGGCCGCGTGGGTATCTACGAGCTGATCCCGGTGGACGAGGAAATGCAGCAGGCGGTAGTGGCCGGCGCCAGCCACGCCGAGCTCAAGGCCATGGCCCGCGCCCGTGGCTGCCGCTTCCTGCGTGAGGACGGCCTGCTGAAGGCCTGGCAGGGCGTGACCTCGGTCGAAGAAGTGCTGCGCGTGACGGCGGTCTGA
- a CDS encoding prepilin-type cleavage/methylation domain-containing protein: MNRPQAGYTLLEMIVVMAILAMATAVAAPPSYRMVRSWQEATQVDDVLQQLERLPSRVRATGSPLNVEGKESIPLVTVPDGWALRAKTPLQVQANGACTDGEATLVTAHQTIDLRIHAPFCRIQRPSP; this comes from the coding sequence ATGAACCGTCCCCAAGCGGGTTACACCCTGCTTGAGATGATCGTCGTCATGGCAATTCTTGCCATGGCCACCGCTGTTGCAGCGCCCCCGAGCTACCGCATGGTGCGCTCCTGGCAGGAGGCCACCCAGGTCGATGACGTCCTGCAGCAGCTCGAGCGCCTTCCCAGTCGCGTCCGTGCCACCGGCAGCCCCCTGAACGTCGAAGGGAAGGAATCCATCCCACTGGTCACGGTGCCCGATGGCTGGGCGCTGCGCGCGAAAACCCCGCTGCAGGTACAGGCAAATGGCGCCTGTACCGACGGCGAGGCAACACTTGTCACCGCGCACCAGACGATCGACCTGCGCATACATGCCCCCTTCTGCCGCATACAGCGGCCCAGCCCATGA